The following DNA comes from Stigmatella erecta.
GGTGATCGCTGTTGGCGATGTGTTCTTGAAGCCAATGCGGCAAGGATTGGTTAACCTCGAAGGCTTTTCAGACCACTACTATGCTCTTAAGGGTAGGCCTGTTGAGCAAAAGGCCCTCCTCGAAGATGTGTTGGGTGCGCAAAACCTGAAGGAAGTTGAAACGCGATTCGAGTATGATCCAGCATTTAGGCAAGCAGTTAAAGATGGCTGCGCGAGCCCAGGGGCGCGGTGTGGAAAAGTTACGGGGCACTTCAAGAACACGGATGAGGGTACGTAATGGCAGAGTTGAGGTTCGATAAAAAGGTGGTGTTTGACTGCCTATTCATTTCATTGCTGCTGTTTAGTTGCTTGGTTTCTGCTGGAGGAGGCAAGAGTCAAACGGTGGCTCTTTCTGATGCAGGGGTAAGCAGCAATGCTCCACCCCAGATGCCGCAACGGGGTGGACTCGGCATAATCCAGGAAACTTTGATGCGTTCGACTTTTAGATTTTCTGGCAATGGTCGCGCTGGCAAGAACGTGTCCGGGACCGCGTTTGTTGTCGGTAGCCCTTGCCCGAAGGCACCTCTAAGCTCTGCTATAGTCTTGGTGACTGCAAATCATGTTTTGGAGAGCATTGAGGCGGACGAGATCGTGTTGATTGGGCGCGTCGCACGAGATGAGCGATGGGAGGTGCTGCCTCTTACTCTAAAGATTCGCCAAAATAGCAGGCAGTTATGGATAAAGCATCCGCGGGCTGATGTCGCTGTCATGTATGCTCCATTGCTGCAAGTCATTCCGACTGGGTCGTTGTTGCCGACTGAGTACTTGGCTAACGACGATTTTATGAAGAAGTATGAAATAAGCCCAGGGGATGAGATCTTCTCTCTAGGGTATCCCTTTGGGAAGGCATCAGACTCTCCAGGGGAGTTTCCGCTGTTGAGAAGTGGGCGCATAGCTTCTTATCCTCTCGTGCCTACGGCAGATGTGCGGGTTTTTAATATTGATCAGCGAATCTTCCGAGGGGACAGCGGCGGGCCTGTGTATATCGCTCAGGGCGGTCGCACTTATAGAGGAGCATTGACTACAGGCATAGTGTTCGGCGTATTAGGGGTGTTGGTCGGTGAAGTAGTGTTTGAAGAGAAGTCCGAGCAGGCCTTCGATACTGTTGTGAGGCAATATCCCTTGAATGTGGGGCGTGTTGTTCATGCTTCGTTGATCGCTGAGGCTATTGCGATGCTCCCGAAGTTGCCTCAGTGTCACTGACGCG
Coding sequences within:
- a CDS encoding S1 family peptidase, which produces MAELRFDKKVVFDCLFISLLLFSCLVSAGGGKSQTVALSDAGVSSNAPPQMPQRGGLGIIQETLMRSTFRFSGNGRAGKNVSGTAFVVGSPCPKAPLSSAIVLVTANHVLESIEADEIVLIGRVARDERWEVLPLTLKIRQNSRQLWIKHPRADVAVMYAPLLQVIPTGSLLPTEYLANDDFMKKYEISPGDEIFSLGYPFGKASDSPGEFPLLRSGRIASYPLVPTADVRVFNIDQRIFRGDSGGPVYIAQGGRTYRGALTTGIVFGVLGVLVGEVVFEEKSEQAFDTVVRQYPLNVGRVVHASLIAEAIAMLPKLPQCH